One Conger conger chromosome 7, fConCon1.1, whole genome shotgun sequence genomic window, TCAGCATCTCCGGCGTGCAAGAACATGAACCAAGTCTTGTATACAGAAGTAATTcacattaaattataattatttaattatttttacattgcattaatctATATGTGAAATGCTACAGGCTATAACTTGCCACGCATATTTATTCagcttgccccccccccccccccccccccaagatcTGAAATAGACTCAAATCAGATCTTCAGtatatgaaatgaaaattcaataaaatatttttgtgctttACAGCTGGCTTTagcattttttctttatttcagctGGATGACAGTTCCAGGTGCAAAGCAAGCAAACGCCTGAGACGCATATTCTGGTTCAATGACACCTTGTGCAGGAATGCATAACACCAGCAGCAttgcttatttatttccttAATGTCAAAACATCAGGTGCTCCCATTTCGCCTATTGAAGGCAGCTCCAGCTGAAACATGCCCTTCGTTTGACGGCATGACCGTGGCTCCACTGACTGGATGGTGGAATAGCCAAAATCCTCAATCGGCATCGGCACCGGCCCCTGGCAGTTTGGCATGAAGTCTGTGTAGACACACAGCAGCTGCCCTGCCTCCTGTGCTGCAGGCAATATctaaaatgcaaacacagagGCCAAACGTTACTGGTGGTGCACACCTACCCATGATGCCCTGCAGGCCCATTTCAATGATGGTGGCTGCAAGGCTGACATGCAGTTGTACAGAGGGTGTCACTGAACAGATTACCTGTTCTTCCCCAATTTCTTCATACACGGGACATTCTGAGATAGAAAAACAGGGTAAGTTCAGGTTCAGAAACATGAATGGAACCAGATTAATTTAACTGCACTTAACAAATTTATTGTTTGGCTCACAGGTTGCAATATATTTGTTCACCTGTCACGTTGAGCTTGCGACCTAGGAAAGAGGCACATGAATTAAAGAAATCCAGCATTAACGATGAGGGGATTAATCAAACTCTCTAGTTGTGCTTGTAATTGAAAGTATGAGTGAGATTTTAAAGAAGTATAAAAGGTGTCAATTTACCGCTCCTGCCGGTGGCAGGCTGTTTGATGCAGCTGCGGCCTATTCAAGGGAAGGAAATCATTTTGTTGAAAACTTCATGCTGAAGGACGACTGTATGAAGACCAAAGACTGGAAAGCAGACCTAATGCTCACCTCTTAACCACTGCCATATTTCTGCCTTGCAAACAACACGAGAACAAGATTATATATCTGCCATTATATAAGAAATGGGGAGCAAATGAGATGTGTGGATTCATTAAGAGAGCGGCGTACCCTTAccctgatggtgtgtgatgcAGAGGATCAGGATGCATACACCAAAGACACAGATAGCAGCAACCGTGATGGACAGAATGACTTTCAAATTTAGGTCAGGGGCAGGACTTGGTGAGCACAATTCGATAGCACTTCCTGAAAGTACACATTGGACAATGCTAATAGTGTTAATAGTGGCCAGTCTTTATCCTGGAGAAATAATTACTCAGCAAGCAAGTATGTGTCTTACATTTATTGAGCAGATCCTCTCATCTGGAGCAATTTACAATAAAGGAGAACATAAGTGAATTTCCCAAATTTATAAGCAATAGCTTTAATCTGTGaggtatttatatccatatcaGTGTCACTGTCCAACTACTTACGGTATGGACTGCGCCGTACGTATTGTTACTAAAGCAAATGAACCAAGTTAAACAAGGAGCAGAATACAAATCCCAAAGACAGTACATACAGATTGCACCCGGATGAAACCCCATGCTGCTAAATTAGCTGAAGGCTATTTTAAAGACTGACTCATAATAATCAGTCTTTCCCATTGCCGTTGAGGAGCGATATTGGGGCTTgctcatttttttcattaaataaattaaaaacgtGTTTTGTGCTtgctcaggttccctttgtctaatattacatttgtcttaagatctgaaaccattctgtgtgacaaatatgcaataaaagaGCAAATCAGGAaaagggcaaatactttttcacagcactatgTCTAGCTAGTTGGCCAATTGCCTATCTAGCTAACATAACGGCAAGGAGATgaagatatattttattcatgcaCAGCACCCACTCATACAGTAGTtaattataaatcatttttacatttcattttcgcATGATATGATAGCTAGTTGCCCCATCACTCTTCATAAACATAATCTACAAGTCTCTCATACTCAGTCATCGTATTCAGAGCAGCGTAGCCACAACAACGATATTTACATTGAAGTGAAGTGCAACATTTCACATCTTAGAGTACAATCTAACATTCACTACCAATTAAATTGACCTAACTCCTAGTATCAATTGAAGATCCTGACTTGTGTAAGAaaggaatgaaataaaaaattgaaaatgtattcccAAAAAAAAGGTTGAACGTGCACAtcactttttgttttcagttcaagctattgtatttttgtatttatactAGAACGAAAAGGCAATGCAATGAGGTGGTAATATGGAAGGGAAACCAAGATGCCGTCTTAATAGCTGCGTATCCAGTATGCGCCTGAAGATGGTTCTACAATTCTAAACCCCTTGGGCCAGTTGTACTAAATATTTTGCTCCGATTTTCCCGTGTACATGTGACGCATTCTGCGGACGGGGCCAGAACGGGGCTAGAACCACAGTATTTGTGCGATCTAGACAAGGCATCACAAGATGCACGTatgtccttaatgcatatgcatttaaggatGGATTGCACAAATGAATGTTCCCATTCTATCCCGGCAATAGTTAAGCTCATTGCAACGTTACATAATTCAAATGACACTAGCCGCTGTTTAAGATCGGTCTCTTTCGCAAAATACGGTAGCCTTCACAAATAAGACATTCATTTGAGGCAGACTGCGCCCGTACCTCCGCACCCTCGTCAAGCCGCATTTTGCGCTGCAAGCTTGGAGCATGGTCTTCTTTTTTCCTAAAAACGTGTCGATCACTTTCTGACAAAAAAGGCATTAATTTATGTAGCAGCTTacagaataattttttttctccagacaTTTTTCATCACTAAAAGAAGGGCAAACCTTCGCAATCTCCCTCAGCTGGACACACAAAACATAAGACCGATTTATGCTACCTGTGTGCAGTCTTGAAGTGCTGCAATACCTGCTCCAAACATCTTACCTTTGAGCTGAATGTGTCCCTCGCTCTGGACCTGGCCATTGGCTGCCACACATGTGTAGTtcacacagtcagcactggtcACATTGTTCACCTGCAGGGTCAAGTTCCTCTCTACCAGGGAATGCCTCTCATCTTGAAGGATGAGCTGGCCACTTTTCAGCCAGTGATAGGACAATTTCATTCCACTCTCCACCTCACACCTCAGCACCAATATTACATGGGAGTCGTTAATCTCCACTTTAATTCTGGGATCGGGTGGAGGCACTATGGGAAACAAGTAAAGCAAGCTGCTGTTGGTGTGTCAACTGGAATAATAACATATTAgccattttattaattatttaaaaataactttacAGCATAAGCTTTTATACTTACTAGTGAACCGCAGATGCAATTTCTTGGTCCATATTGTGTTATTCTTGTAAACTACGGATACTTCATAGATGCCTTTATCCTCTTCTAAAATGTTGTCCAATATCAAGgtgttattttgaaaataatagtGAGTCCTATTGTTATATCTGCCATAATACTTTGGCGACTGGTGACTTTTCAGTTGTTCCAGAATACGACTAGGCTTATCTCCTAATTTCTTCCACATCACCTGTGTAACTGGGTTAGCCTCGTCTTCAGGAGGATAGTCTATGGAAAGAACTGCATGTCTGTGCTTTGGGGAAAACCGTGCCGGCTGCATTGGTGTGCTGaaggctgcaggagagagagaagacttTAAAAAGTACTTGATAAAATCAAACAGCATTTGTTCATCCAGAAATTATTAaaaatttgaggaaaaaaacatcTATTTTTGTACAgtagaataaaacaaaatgcaaatttaCAAATGCAAAAAGTGTAGTGTTGTCCTTCAATAATATGAACTTGAAGCTTTAGAAAATACCTGCCAGTGGGCCGAGATTTGACAAGAGTTATCAAGCTGTTTGTACACTTACCCGTCTTGCTCAAGCAGTGTAGGCAGAGAAGCAGATGTAGTATTAGGCCTACAGTATGGGAGAAACTCCAAAGCGCTTTCTCTCTCAGGACATAGCAGTCCCTCTGCAGCATCCAGCCAGGCCCCATTCCATTTCCCATAGGGATCTACTTAGAGGTCAGTGGTCCACTCGTAAATGTCCTCTTCCAAAACTACCCCACGGCATCACTGGAGACATTGAGCATTCTAAACTACTGAGcacaaaactgaaaaacacCACCTTGCTGCGGTCTGCGACCAACGTCTTTCAGTCTCTTCCTCTCGACCAACAATAGACTtctgggtggtggtggtggtgggggggggggggggggggatgggggttgcAAAGGAGGCGTGGTAGATGTGGGGTCAAGAGGCATTTTGACAGCTTGTGATTTAACCCCATGGGCCggagacattttgttttgcattcttttttttttcagagcaaCATTTCCAATCAATATAGTCACAGGATATAacatttgaaagtgttaaaactcatgCTTCTAtatgtataaactattttacaATGCTACTGTTTTAGTGACAATACGGTTCCTTATCTTTTAACATGTgaggtggcaaaacaagtgtggggggacctcaccttctctgcattttggaaatccacagacgACATGAATTCTGTTTTATCATGTTCATTGCAAAGGTCCAGCAAAACAAATTCATAATAGTTTTTAATTGCCAAAATATGGAGTGATGGATTGATATGATACACAATAAACATTTCCCTTCAAATTTCTCATACATCTCATACAAAAGGGCAGTGTAAGAGTGATTTTCttcattgattcttaattgacaatgtgtgttaacataaagacaatcacatgattacaaataacattttagtgataatccttattactattagaccactttctgaattaagtgcttactatgagtctttctctgtctctctccagcagacagactgcctttgaccttaatgtctcggcttctcagctagcacattctggtcttacagcaaggtcaacaaggggtattcagaagacaaaatacttataaatgttcgtggccagcttcatgtctttttgttttggtaaagcccccccccccctttgggaaaagtgtgtataagagtcttactgtgtctgatgcaaatcagaaagccggtaagctttctcactttctgtcatttctttgcaaataaatacgaaagttaaagagaagaatagctattgttgtgtttttactggatctgtttcatcagacgatgctcacctgtgaaatgttaaaaagggcatttccCCCCTATCAGCAGGCACTCTATTTCCTGTCTATTtgtgcatgcacgcatgcagcTTCAatgtgctcagtgctctgtgcatCTGTCAGTTTAATCTCTCAGCATCTCCGGCGTGCAAGAACATGAACCAAGTCTTGTATACAGAAGTAATTcacattaaattataattatctaattatttttacattgcattaatctATATGTGAAATGCTACAGGCTATAACTTGCCACGCATATTTATTCTGCTTGCCCCCCCCCAAGATCTGAAATAGACTCAAATCAGATCTTCAGtatatgaaatgaaaattcaataaaatatttttgtgctttACAGCTGGCTTTagcattttttctttatttcagctGGATGACAGTTCCAGGTGCAAAGCAAGCAAACGCCTGAGACGCATATTCTGGTTCAATGACACCTTGTGCAGGAATGCATAACACCAGCAGCAttgcttatttatttccttAATGTCAAAACATCAGGTGCTCCCATTTCGCCTATTGAAGGCAGCTCCAGCTGAAACATGCCCTTCGTTTGACGGCGTGACCGTGGCTCCACTGACTGGATGGTGGAATAGCCAAAATCCTCAATCGGCATCGGCACCGGCCCCTGTATTGATCCTGCGCCAAGGCAGTTTGGCATGAAGTCTGTGTAGACACACAGCAGCTGCCCTGCCTCCTGTGCTGCAGGCAATAtctaaaatgcaaacacacaggccaAACGTTACTGGTGGTGCACACCTACCCATGATGCCCTGCAGGCCCATTTCAATGATGGTGGCTGCAAGGCTGACATGCAGTTGTACAGAGGGTGTCACTGAACAGATTACCTGTTCTTCCCCAATTTCTTCATACACGGGACATTCTGAGATAGAAAATTCAGGTTCAGGTTCAGAAACATGAATGGAACCAGATTAATTTAACTGCACTTAACAAATTTATTGTTTGGCTCACAGGTTGCAATATATTTGTTCACCTGTCACGTTGAGCTTGCGACCTAGGAAAGAGGCACATGAATTAAAGAAATCCAGCATTAACGATGAGGGGATTAATCAAACTCTCTAGTTGTGCTTGTAATTGAAAGTATGAGTGAGATTTTAAAGAAGTATAAAAGGTGTCAATTTACCGCTCCTGCCGGTGGCAGGCTGTTTGATGCAGCTGCGGCCTATTCAAGGGAAGGAAATCATTTTGTTGAAAACTTCATGCTGAAGGACGACTGTATGAAGACCAAAGACTGGAAAGCAGACCTAATGCTCACCTCTTAACCACTGCCATATTTCTGCCTTGCAAACAACACGAGAACAAGATTATATATCTGCCATTATATAAGAAATGGGGAGCAAATGAGATGTGTGGATTCATTAAGAGAGCGGCGTACCCTTAccctgatggtgtgtgatgcAGAGGATCAGGATGCATACACCAAAGACACAGATAGCAGCAACCGTGATGGACAGAATGACTTTCAAATTTAGGTCAGGGGCAGGACTTGGTGAGCACAATT contains:
- the LOC133133280 gene encoding hepatic and glial cell adhesion molecule-like, producing the protein MGNGMGPGWMLQRDCYVLREKALWSFSHTVGLILHLLLCLHCLSKTAFSTPMQPARFSPKHRHAVLSIDYPPEDEANPVTQVMWKKLGDKPSRILEQLKSHQSPKYYGRYNNRTHYYFQNNTLILDNILEEDKGIYEVSVVYKNNTIWTKKLHLRFTMPPPDPRIKVEINDSHVILVLRCEVESGMKLSYHWLKSGQLILQDERHSLVERNLTLQVNNVTSADCVNYTCVAANGQVQSEGHIQLKGSAIELCSPSPAPDLNLKVILSITVAAICVFGVCILILCITHHQEIWQWLRGRSCIKQPATGRSGRKLNVTGEQIYCNL